In the Caballeronia sp. LZ062 genome, one interval contains:
- a CDS encoding hemolysin III family protein, with protein MHAGERFNSISHLIGVVLSVAGLATLVTMGALDGDAYKVVSFAIYGAMLCTLYLISTLYHCARTPRMKAVLQKCDHSAIYLLIAGSYTPYTLVTLRGPWGWSLFGVSWGLAVLGITQELTLGRRTRSVSMVLYVLMGWLALVAVHPLLTALPPAGTAWLVAGGLIYTAGIWFFINDERIRHGHGIWHLFVLAGSLCQFVSVARYVA; from the coding sequence ATGCACGCAGGCGAGCGTTTCAACAGCATCAGCCATCTGATCGGCGTCGTTTTGTCCGTCGCGGGACTCGCGACGCTCGTGACAATGGGCGCGCTCGATGGCGACGCCTACAAGGTCGTGAGCTTCGCGATCTACGGCGCCATGTTGTGCACGCTGTACCTGATCTCGACGCTGTACCACTGTGCGCGCACGCCGCGCATGAAAGCGGTCTTGCAAAAGTGCGACCACTCGGCCATCTACTTGTTGATAGCCGGCAGCTACACACCCTATACACTGGTGACCTTGCGCGGTCCGTGGGGCTGGTCGCTGTTCGGCGTGAGCTGGGGACTCGCTGTGCTCGGCATCACGCAGGAACTCACGCTCGGGCGAAGAACCCGCAGCGTTTCGATGGTGCTGTACGTGTTGATGGGCTGGCTCGCGCTCGTAGCCGTTCATCCGCTCTTGACGGCGCTGCCGCCCGCGGGCACCGCGTGGCTGGTAGCAGGCGGTCTGATCTACACCGCCGGCATCTGGTTTTTCATCAACGACGAGCGCATCCGGCACGGCCACGGTATCTGGCATCTGTTCGTGCTGGCGGGCAGCCTGTGTCAGTTCGTGAGCGTCGCGCGCTATGTCGCGTAA
- a CDS encoding ferritin-like domain-containing protein, with the protein MHTDSTHVMPWRIEDIDLNRIDRQKAASNEHLLLLLCACSFIESGTDLYTSNLSTYFRDDPEIAAWLNNEWEPEEMQHGRALKTYINHVWPEFDWDTAFKNFFAEYSLTCSYEQFEKKRALEMVARCVIETGTATLYRAINECSDEPVLKEITDNIRVDEVRHYKHFFRFFKKWNKIEGNGRLAVLGALVRRVAELKSEDSEIALRHVFAIRYPDRAKDSTYNRQLFARVNALVRRNLSADQCIKMLLKPLDLPARIQPGVHYPLAKITQLFFR; encoded by the coding sequence ATGCATACAGATAGCACCCACGTCATGCCGTGGCGCATCGAAGATATTGATCTGAATCGGATCGACCGACAGAAAGCGGCATCCAACGAACACCTGCTCTTGTTGCTCTGCGCCTGCTCGTTCATCGAGAGCGGCACGGATCTCTATACGAGCAACCTCAGCACGTACTTTCGCGACGATCCAGAGATCGCGGCGTGGCTCAACAACGAGTGGGAGCCCGAGGAGATGCAGCATGGCCGCGCGCTCAAAACCTATATCAACCACGTTTGGCCGGAGTTCGACTGGGACACCGCATTCAAGAACTTTTTCGCTGAATATTCGCTGACGTGTTCTTACGAGCAATTCGAGAAGAAGCGGGCGCTCGAAATGGTGGCGCGCTGTGTCATCGAAACGGGAACGGCCACGCTGTATCGCGCCATCAACGAATGTTCGGACGAGCCGGTGCTCAAGGAGATCACGGACAACATCCGGGTGGATGAAGTGCGGCACTACAAGCATTTCTTCCGCTTCTTCAAGAAGTGGAACAAGATCGAAGGGAACGGCCGCCTGGCCGTGCTGGGCGCGCTGGTGCGGCGCGTGGCCGAACTGAAGAGCGAGGATTCCGAGATTGCATTGCGGCACGTCTTCGCCATTCGATACCCCGACCGCGCGAAGGATTCGACATACAACCGCCAGCTTTTTGCGAGAGTGAATGCGTTGGTCCGGCGAAACCTGTCGGCTGATCAGTGCATCAAGATGCTCCTGAAACCGCTCGATCTGCCCGCGCGCATTCAGCCGGGCGTTCATTATCCGCTCGCGAAAATCACGCAGCTCTTCTTTCGCTAA
- a CDS encoding MFS transporter, which yields MNQRAHETPVSRNAAATPATGVSDATSATLSKSMVRRIVFSSSVGNALEWFDFLVYGYFAAIIAKAFFPSHDEWLSTMLAIGTFGISFLMRPLGAIVLGIYADRNGRKSALTLAILLMMIGTLTMAVMPSYQHIGIAAPLLILLARLIQGFAVGGEFGSATAFMVEHSEARRGYYASWQFASQGLAAIMAAAFGSLLTAWLPQPQLESWGWRIPFVFGLLIGPVGYYIRSHLDETPEFLAARPAKNDARAPGVSFSNQWVNLLLAVGIVAQSTVGVYVLQLYMPMYAVKQLHLPATASFAVVVLNGGLQFIFSPIMGALSDRLGRIRIMLGTSVIMGLSIYPMFAWLQASPTVLSLVVLQSAAGVLKAAYSGPMPALMSEIFPTRVRSTGLSIGYALGVTLFGGFAPTIVEAFIHVTGDKLAPSYYVLLAAILSGVSLAIVAWRMRGARG from the coding sequence ATGAACCAACGGGCGCACGAAACGCCGGTTTCACGCAACGCCGCCGCGACGCCTGCCACGGGCGTTTCCGATGCGACGTCGGCCACGCTGTCCAAGTCGATGGTCCGCCGCATCGTCTTTTCGTCGTCTGTCGGCAATGCGCTCGAATGGTTCGATTTCCTCGTCTACGGCTATTTCGCCGCGATCATCGCGAAGGCGTTTTTTCCGTCGCATGACGAATGGCTCTCGACCATGCTCGCCATCGGCACGTTCGGCATTTCGTTTTTGATGCGTCCGCTCGGAGCGATCGTGCTCGGCATTTACGCGGACCGCAACGGTCGCAAGTCGGCACTGACGCTCGCCATCCTGCTGATGATGATCGGCACGCTCACCATGGCGGTCATGCCGTCTTACCAGCACATCGGCATCGCTGCGCCGCTCCTGATCCTGCTTGCGCGGCTGATCCAGGGCTTCGCGGTGGGCGGCGAGTTCGGCAGCGCGACCGCCTTCATGGTCGAGCACAGCGAAGCTAGGCGCGGCTATTACGCGAGCTGGCAGTTCGCCAGTCAAGGGCTCGCCGCAATCATGGCCGCCGCGTTCGGCTCGCTTCTGACGGCATGGCTGCCGCAGCCGCAACTCGAGTCGTGGGGCTGGCGCATTCCGTTCGTGTTCGGGCTGCTGATCGGACCGGTCGGTTATTACATCCGCTCGCACCTCGATGAAACGCCCGAGTTCCTCGCCGCGCGCCCCGCTAAGAATGACGCGCGGGCGCCGGGCGTCTCGTTCTCGAATCAGTGGGTGAACCTGCTGCTCGCGGTCGGTATCGTCGCGCAGTCGACAGTCGGGGTGTACGTGCTGCAACTCTATATGCCGATGTACGCCGTCAAGCAACTACACCTTCCCGCCACGGCGTCGTTCGCCGTCGTGGTGCTCAACGGCGGATTGCAGTTCATCTTTTCGCCGATCATGGGTGCGTTGTCGGACCGGCTCGGGCGCATTCGCATCATGCTCGGTACATCGGTCATCATGGGGCTCTCCATTTATCCGATGTTCGCGTGGCTTCAGGCCTCACCGACCGTGCTCTCGCTCGTCGTGCTTCAGTCGGCGGCAGGCGTCCTGAAAGCCGCGTATTCCGGTCCGATGCCCGCGCTCATGTCCGAGATCTTTCCGACGCGCGTGCGCTCGACCGGCCTGTCCATCGGCTATGCGCTCGGCGTGACGCTCTTCGGAGGATTCGCGCCGACTATCGTGGAGGCGTTCATTCACGTCACCGGCGACAAACTCGCGCCCAGCTACTACGTGCTGCTCGCCGCGATTTTGTCGGGCGTGTCGCTCGCGATCGTCGCGTGGCGCATGCGCGGTGCACGCGGCTGA
- a CDS encoding DEAD/DEAH box helicase, protein MSFDSLGLSEPLLRAVNELGYTNPTPIQLQAIPAVLKGGDLLAGAQTGTGKTAGFTLPILQRLSQLAPAAAGSKRPVRALILTPTRELAAQVEESVRAYGKYLKLRSTVMFGGVGINPQIDALRRGVDIVVATPGRLLDHMQQKTIDVSQLEILVLDEADRMLDMGFIHDIKRVLARLPQKRQNLLFSATFSDEIKALADSLLDSPALIEVARRNTTAERIEQKIHPVDRDRKRELLTHLIRQHDWFQVLVFTRTKHGANRLAEQLTKDGISALAIHGNKSQSARTRALAEFKDQTLQVLVATDIAARGIDIDQLPHVVNFDLPNVPEDYVHRIGRTGRAGADGEAVSLVCVDELQLLKDIERLIKRPIPQEVIAGFEPDPNAKPEPIQRRSQGRGGPREGGRAHGGAHDQARAPKAASGGGQAQREGRGAKPAGVKANGNANAGAKAAPRRPEAAHAPAHAQAPRAKTGNPGALLGGKSGSSNGSGSGNARRDGMRTGGRGR, encoded by the coding sequence ATGTCTTTTGATTCACTCGGTCTGTCAGAACCTCTCCTTCGCGCAGTCAACGAACTCGGCTACACGAACCCCACTCCCATTCAGCTTCAGGCGATTCCGGCCGTCCTGAAGGGCGGCGACCTGCTCGCCGGCGCGCAAACCGGCACCGGCAAGACGGCGGGCTTCACGCTGCCCATCCTGCAACGTCTCTCGCAACTGGCACCGGCTGCGGCCGGCAGCAAGCGCCCGGTGCGCGCGCTGATTCTCACGCCGACGCGCGAACTCGCCGCGCAGGTCGAAGAAAGCGTGCGCGCTTACGGCAAGTATCTGAAACTGCGTTCGACCGTGATGTTCGGCGGCGTCGGCATCAATCCGCAAATCGACGCGCTGCGCCGTGGCGTGGATATCGTCGTCGCGACGCCGGGCCGTCTGCTCGATCACATGCAGCAAAAGACGATCGACGTTTCGCAGCTCGAAATTCTGGTGCTCGACGAAGCCGACCGCATGCTCGACATGGGCTTCATTCACGACATCAAGCGCGTGCTCGCGCGTCTGCCGCAGAAGCGCCAGAACCTGCTGTTCTCGGCCACGTTCTCCGACGAAATCAAGGCGCTCGCCGACAGCCTGCTGGATTCACCAGCGCTGATCGAAGTCGCGCGCCGCAATACGACGGCCGAGCGCATCGAGCAAAAGATCCATCCGGTCGACCGTGATCGGAAGCGCGAACTGCTCACGCATCTGATCCGCCAGCACGACTGGTTTCAGGTGCTCGTCTTCACGCGCACGAAGCACGGCGCGAACCGTCTTGCCGAGCAGCTGACGAAGGACGGCATCAGCGCGCTCGCCATTCACGGCAACAAGAGCCAGTCCGCGCGCACGCGGGCGCTCGCCGAATTCAAGGATCAGACGCTGCAGGTGCTGGTCGCGACCGATATCGCCGCGCGCGGCATCGACATCGACCAGTTGCCGCACGTCGTCAATTTCGACCTGCCCAATGTGCCGGAAGATTACGTGCACCGCATCGGCCGGACCGGTCGCGCGGGTGCGGACGGCGAAGCGGTGTCGCTCGTGTGCGTGGACGAACTGCAATTGCTGAAGGATATCGAGCGCCTTATCAAGCGGCCGATTCCGCAGGAAGTGATTGCCGGGTTCGAGCCGGACCCGAACGCCAAGCCCGAGCCGATTCAGCGGCGCAGCCAGGGGCGCGGCGGTCCGCGCGAAGGCGGCCGCGCGCACGGCGGAGCGCACGACCAGGCGCGTGCGCCGAAAGCGGCCAGCGGCGGCGGTCAGGCGCAGCGCGAGGGGCGCGGCGCAAAGCCGGCTGGCGTCAAAGCGAATGGCAATGCGAACGCGGGCGCAAAGGCCGCGCCGCGCCGTCCGGAAGCCGCGCATGCACCAGCACACGCGCAGGCACCGCGCGCCAAGACCGGCAATCCCGGCGCGTTGCTCGGCGGCAAATCGGGCAGCAGCAACGGCAGCGGCAGCGGCAACGCGCGCCGCGACGGCATGCGCACCGGCGGACGCGGGCGCTAA
- the ggt gene encoding gamma-glutamyltransferase — MTRFNWQNPYPTPRLPVFARNIVSTSHPLAAQAGLRMLWKGGNAVDAAIAAAAAITIVEPVSNGLGGDAFALVWDGSKLHGLNASGVAPAAWNVDYFRRKYGEENGLARQPKRGWDAVTVPGVIAGWEALHAKFGSLPFADLMEPAIEIAERGHAVASIVAYKWAAAVPEMKDQPGFADVFMPHGRAPEVSELVRMPGHANTLRALAEDGPRAFYEGELAERIAAFSREGGGAMTLDDLRNYRADWVEPISKDYRGYTVHEIPPNGQGIAALIALGILDKFDVSALTVDRIESQHLQIEAMKLAFADVYRYVADPRSMEVTPEQMLDDAYLTERAKLIDPARATRFDFGMPKAGGTIYMSVADERGMMVSFIQSNYMGFGSGVVVPNTGIALQNRGCGFSMDPKSANVVEGGKRPFHTIIPAFVTQERDGRRDAVMSFGVMGGDMQPQGHLQSIVRMMDYGQQPQAACDAPRWKVNRDFTIDIEATLDLETARALEGMGHTIKSIDDPYMDFGSGQYIWKLDRDDPERGYVAASDSRRDGLAAGF; from the coding sequence ATGACCCGCTTCAATTGGCAGAATCCTTATCCCACGCCGCGTCTTCCGGTGTTCGCGCGAAATATCGTTTCTACGTCGCATCCGCTGGCGGCTCAGGCCGGTCTGCGCATGTTGTGGAAAGGCGGTAACGCCGTCGATGCGGCCATCGCGGCGGCGGCGGCCATTACTATCGTGGAACCGGTGTCGAACGGGCTGGGCGGCGATGCTTTCGCGCTCGTCTGGGACGGCAGCAAGCTGCACGGGCTGAACGCGTCCGGAGTCGCGCCGGCGGCGTGGAACGTCGACTACTTCCGTCGCAAGTACGGTGAAGAGAACGGTCTGGCGCGCCAGCCCAAGCGCGGCTGGGACGCGGTCACGGTGCCGGGCGTCATCGCGGGATGGGAAGCGTTGCACGCGAAATTCGGATCGCTGCCGTTTGCTGATCTGATGGAGCCTGCCATCGAGATCGCGGAGCGCGGACACGCGGTCGCGAGCATCGTCGCTTACAAGTGGGCTGCAGCTGTGCCTGAAATGAAGGATCAGCCTGGCTTTGCCGACGTGTTCATGCCGCACGGCCGAGCGCCGGAAGTCAGCGAACTCGTGCGCATGCCCGGCCATGCGAACACCTTGCGTGCGCTCGCCGAAGACGGTCCGCGTGCGTTTTACGAAGGCGAACTGGCGGAACGCATCGCGGCGTTCTCGCGCGAGGGCGGCGGCGCCATGACGCTGGACGACTTGCGCAACTATCGCGCGGACTGGGTCGAGCCGATCAGCAAGGACTATCGCGGATACACCGTCCATGAGATTCCGCCGAACGGGCAGGGCATCGCGGCACTCATCGCGCTGGGCATTCTCGACAAGTTCGACGTGAGCGCGCTGACTGTCGATCGAATCGAGTCGCAGCATCTGCAAATCGAAGCCATGAAGCTCGCGTTCGCGGACGTGTATCGCTACGTCGCGGATCCGCGCTCGATGGAAGTCACGCCCGAGCAGATGCTCGACGATGCCTACCTCACCGAGCGCGCGAAGCTTATCGACCCGGCGCGAGCCACGCGATTCGACTTCGGGATGCCCAAGGCAGGCGGCACCATTTATATGTCGGTGGCGGACGAGCGCGGCATGATGGTGAGCTTCATCCAGTCGAATTACATGGGCTTCGGTTCGGGCGTGGTGGTGCCGAATACGGGTATCGCGTTGCAGAACCGTGGCTGCGGTTTCTCAATGGACCCGAAGTCCGCGAACGTCGTGGAAGGTGGCAAGCGTCCGTTCCATACCATCATTCCCGCATTCGTCACGCAGGAAAGGGATGGCCGCCGCGACGCCGTGATGAGCTTCGGCGTGATGGGCGGCGACATGCAGCCGCAAGGGCATCTGCAGTCCATCGTGCGCATGATGGACTACGGCCAGCAACCGCAGGCCGCGTGCGACGCGCCGCGCTGGAAGGTGAACCGCGACTTCACCATCGACATCGAAGCCACGCTGGACCTCGAGACGGCACGCGCGCTGGAAGGCATGGGCCATACGATCAAGTCCATCGACGACCCGTACATGGATTTCGGCTCCGGCCAGTACATCTGGAAGCTGGACCGTGACGATCCCGAGCGCGGTTACGTCGCAGCGAGCGACAGCCGCCGCGACGGTCTCGCCGCCGGCTTCTAG
- the glpK gene encoding glycerol kinase GlpK, whose protein sequence is MQDQIVLALDQGTTSSRAMLFDRSGNIVSVAQKEFRQIYPRAGWVEHDPLEIWSTQAGVAAEAVTRAGLNASSIAAVGITNQRETTIVWDRETGRPVYNAIVWQDRRTAAFCDELKARGLEPMVRAKTGLPIDSYFSATKIRWILDNVEGARDKAKQGRLAFGTVDSWLVWNFTRRGLHVTDITNASRTMLFDIHARRWDDELLDAFDIPRSMLPEVRASSEVYGRMHGSLLAAEIPIASLAGDQHAALFGQMCTESGMVKNTYGTGCFLVMNTGDKPIESRNNLVTTVAWQIGDRVDYALEGSIFIAGAVVQWLRDGLGLIRHASEVESLARAVPHSDGVYLVPAFAGLGAPHWNPRARGTLFGVTRGTTSSHIARAALDSIAYQSLDVLKAMEADSGMSIAELRVDGGACSNDLLMQFQADLLGVDATRPRVAETTALGAAYLAGLAVGYWKDIGELKAQWQLDRRFQPSMSASEIEPCLAGWRRAVAAAKAWADA, encoded by the coding sequence ATGCAGGATCAAATCGTCCTTGCGCTCGACCAGGGCACGACAAGCTCGCGCGCCATGCTGTTCGACAGAAGCGGGAATATCGTGTCCGTCGCTCAGAAGGAGTTTCGCCAGATTTATCCGCGTGCAGGCTGGGTCGAGCATGATCCGCTGGAGATCTGGTCGACACAGGCGGGCGTCGCGGCCGAAGCCGTGACGCGAGCGGGACTGAACGCATCGTCGATCGCGGCGGTGGGCATCACGAACCAGCGGGAAACTACCATCGTGTGGGACCGCGAGACCGGCAGGCCGGTGTATAACGCGATCGTCTGGCAGGACCGTCGCACCGCCGCGTTTTGCGACGAACTCAAGGCTCGCGGACTGGAGCCGATGGTCCGCGCGAAAACCGGCTTGCCCATCGACTCGTACTTCTCCGCCACGAAAATCCGGTGGATTCTGGACAACGTCGAAGGCGCGCGGGACAAGGCGAAGCAGGGACGGCTCGCCTTCGGCACCGTCGACAGCTGGCTCGTCTGGAACTTCACCCGCCGGGGCCTGCACGTCACGGACATCACGAACGCGTCGCGCACCATGCTTTTCGATATCCACGCGCGCCGCTGGGACGACGAGCTGCTCGACGCATTCGACATTCCGCGCAGCATGCTTCCCGAAGTGCGCGCGTCGTCCGAGGTCTACGGGAGGATGCACGGCAGCCTGCTTGCCGCCGAGATCCCGATCGCGTCGCTCGCGGGAGACCAGCACGCCGCGCTCTTCGGCCAGATGTGCACGGAGAGCGGCATGGTCAAGAACACGTACGGCACGGGATGCTTCCTCGTCATGAACACGGGCGACAAACCGATCGAGTCGCGCAACAATTTGGTGACGACCGTTGCGTGGCAAATCGGAGATCGCGTCGACTATGCGCTGGAGGGGAGCATTTTTATTGCGGGCGCCGTCGTGCAATGGCTGCGCGACGGGCTCGGGCTGATCCGTCACGCGAGCGAAGTGGAGTCGCTGGCGCGCGCCGTACCCCACAGCGACGGCGTCTACCTCGTGCCCGCATTCGCCGGGCTCGGCGCGCCGCACTGGAATCCGCGTGCGCGCGGAACGCTTTTCGGCGTCACGCGCGGCACCACGTCGAGCCATATTGCGCGAGCGGCGCTGGATTCCATCGCGTACCAATCGCTCGACGTGCTGAAAGCAATGGAAGCAGACTCGGGCATGTCCATCGCTGAACTGCGTGTGGACGGCGGAGCCTGTTCCAACGACTTGCTGATGCAGTTCCAGGCGGATTTGCTCGGCGTCGACGCGACTCGCCCGCGCGTCGCGGAAACCACGGCGCTCGGGGCAGCCTATCTCGCCGGGCTCGCGGTGGGCTATTGGAAGGATATCGGGGAACTGAAAGCCCAATGGCAACTAGACCGGCGTTTTCAGCCGTCGATGTCCGCGTCGGAGATAGAACCGTGTCTCGCTGGCTGGCGGCGGGCGGTCGCCGCAGCGAAGGCTTGGGCGGATGCGTGA